A single window of Thalassomonas viridans DNA harbors:
- a CDS encoding c-type cytochrome, which yields MNSRVTIAPPQMSSGRIVADLFLFMLFCLVVSCTSTGTDKPDYELLEPTTMLSAPEPVVLTERYYSKEQVKHGKYMVELLGCSTCHTDGALVGTPNLRRLLAGSRTGIAFSDPLTQSNPGVVFPGNLTSDPETGIGLWNESDIIEMLRTGVNQYGQHTLSVMPWPAYAKITDEDAVAIAAYLMSLPPVKHEVPRKVRPGKSTEHDFVHFGVYRKTQ from the coding sequence ATGAATTCCAGGGTTACCATCGCTCCCCCTCAAATGTCGAGTGGCAGAATTGTCGCAGATCTGTTTCTTTTTATGCTGTTTTGCCTGGTTGTATCTTGTACCAGCACAGGCACCGACAAACCCGACTATGAGTTACTCGAACCTACAACTATGCTCTCGGCCCCTGAACCTGTGGTGCTGACGGAGCGTTATTATTCCAAAGAACAGGTCAAACATGGCAAGTATATGGTTGAGCTGCTGGGGTGCAGTACCTGCCATACCGACGGTGCACTTGTTGGAACTCCCAACCTCAGGCGTTTGCTGGCGGGTTCCCGTACCGGGATTGCCTTTTCCGATCCTCTGACGCAAAGCAATCCCGGTGTGGTTTTTCCCGGTAACCTGACATCTGACCCGGAAACCGGCATAGGGCTTTGGAACGAGAGCGATATTATTGAAATGCTGCGCACTGGGGTTAACCAGTACGGCCAGCATACCCTGTCTGTAATGCCCTGGCCGGCGTACGCGAAAATAACCGACGAAGATGCCGTGGCAATCGCCGCCTATTTAATGTCGCTGCCGCCGGTAAAACATGAGGTGCCGAGAAAAGTCCGGCCCGGTAAAAGCACCGAGCATGACTTTGTGCATTTTGGTGTTTATCGGAAAACGCA